The genomic region AACTATCTCAAAGATGGAATGAGATAGAATATAACAACGAAGTGATAAAAATACAAAGAGATTTGTATAGTTCTTATTTATTAATGAATATGAACGAAGATTTAAAAACAATGAATCAAGAAAAATGTGAAATGAATTTTGAAGGATTTTTAATCAAACATAACCAAGAAGTAGAAAGATTAAAAGGAAAGAAAAACCTTTCTAGTATTGGCATTTAAAAAGCATTAAAAAGTATTAACAACAAAACGTCTTGAAACGGGCGTTATACTATCGTTAATTTGTTCAATAGAACGAATGGATAGTGAAATTCTTAATGAAAATAATTAGGATTCTCTACATTTCAAACAATAATTATTGTTTTATTTTTGTAGTTAAAGAAGGTTATTTAGTAGTTAAGAACCCCACTACTTCAGTGGTGGGAGTTTCAGTTTGAATACCTCGTACAGACACAATATTCTTTTCTAAAAGATAAGAGTTAACAGCATCTGGCATTCCACCTACTAGTAAGAATTTTCTAAAATAGTCCATCGTTTTATAATGCATTGATTCATCCAAGCTTTCTAATTTTTTGAACTTTTTTGATAATATTGATATTGTTATTTCATTAACCCCATTTGCATAAAGGAACTCTTCAAAATCTAGTGGAAACATTCTAACTTTTTGAATACTTCCCATTGGAATAGAAGTAGTTTTCAAAAGTGCTACTCCTAGCAATGATCCACTAGCAATATAATGAAAACAATCATCTTGTACTAAGAACTTTAGAAGCGTTAGTAAGTGAGGATATTCCTGAATCTCATCTATAAAAATAAGTGTATTTTCTTTTTGCTGCATTTTATCTCCTGCAATCATGCTTAAGCTAAGATAAAAATCTTCTATTGTTTTTACTTGTTCAAATAGTTTTTCACCTAAAGAATCTTCAACCATATTTATCTCAATAAAATTCTCAAATAACTTTCTTCCCGCATAACGTACGATATAAGTTTTCCCAACTTGTCTAGCACCATCAATTAAAAGAACTTTATTTGATTTGGATTCTAAATGTTCCACTATTGTTTTTTCTATTTTTCTATATAACATGATTTAATAACCTCCTATCATAAGAAAATTGATTTTTCAAGTTAATTTCACCATAATAATATTGACTTTTCAATAAAGAACACATCAATAAAATTGACTTTTCAATATTTAACCTTTATTTCAAACAAAAAAAAGAAACACAAACGTGTTTCTTATTGTTCAAATTGTGATTGATATAAAGATGCATAGAATCCATCTTTTTCAATTAATGCATCATGATTTCCTGTTTCTACAATATCCCCATCTTTTAATACAATGATAATATCTGCATCACGAATAGTAGAAAGACGATGTGCAATAACAAAGCTTGTTCTACCTTCCATTAGTTTTTCCATTCCTTTTTGTATTAACACTTCGGTACGTGTATCAACAGATGATGTTGCTTCATCTAAGATTAATATTTTAGGATCTTTTAAGAATGCTCTGGCAATTGTTAATAATTGTTTTTGACCAGAAGAAATATTAGATGATTCTTCATTTAAGATAGTTTGATATCCATCTTCTAATGTATTTACAAAATGATCGACATAAGCCATGTTACATGCATTTTGGAATTCTTCTTTTGTTGCTTCTAAGTTACCATATTTTAAGTTATCTTCTATCGTACCATTAAATAACCAAGTATCTTGTAATACCATACCAAACTGATCACGTAAATCGTGTCTAGAAAAAT from Tannockella kyphosi harbors:
- a CDS encoding AAA family ATPase produces the protein MLYRKIEKTIVEHLESKSNKVLLIDGARQVGKTYIVRYAGRKLFENFIEINMVEDSLGEKLFEQVKTIEDFYLSLSMIAGDKMQQKENTLIFIDEIQEYPHLLTLLKFLVQDDCFHYIASGSLLGVALLKTTSIPMGSIQKVRMFPLDFEEFLYANGVNEITISILSKKFKKLESLDESMHYKTMDYFRKFLLVGGMPDAVNSYLLEKNIVSVRGIQTETPTTEVVGFLTTK